Proteins co-encoded in one Lycium ferocissimum isolate CSIRO_LF1 unplaced genomic scaffold, AGI_CSIRO_Lferr_CH_V1 ctg2187, whole genome shotgun sequence genomic window:
- the LOC132043184 gene encoding uncharacterized protein LOC132043184 — translation MWTGISYGSRCLAPQTGLDEEEKRRFWEDLDEVVGGIPPTEKLFIGGDFNGHIGSTSGGYDDEHGGFGFEVRSGGGVSLLDFAKAFGLVVANSSFPKREQHLVSFRSSTAATQIDFLLLKKEDKGLCKDCKVIPSENLMAQHKLLVIDWRF, via the exons ATGTGGACGGGTATAAGTTATGGTTCTCGG tgcttAGCTCCACAAACAGGCTTGGACGAGGAGGAGAAGAGGCGCTTTTGGGAGGATTTAGACGAAGTGGTGGGAGGTATACCGCCCACTGAGAAGTTATTCATAGGAGGAGATTTTAATGGACACATCGGGTCAACCTCGGGGGGTTATGATGATGAGCATGGAGGTTTCGGCTTCGAAGTCAGGAGTGGAGGTGGAGTCTCACTTCTGGATTTCGCTAAAGCTTTTGGATTGGTGGTAGCCAACTCGAGTTTCCCAAAGAGGGAGCAACACTTGGTAAGCTTCCGTAGTTCGACGGCTGCGACTCAGATAGACTTTTTGCTCCTTAAAAAAGAGGATAAAGGTCTTTGTAAAGACTGCAAGGTCATTCCGAGTGAGAACCTTATGGCCCAGCATAAGCTCTTGGTGATAGATTGGAGAttttga